In Populus trichocarpa isolate Nisqually-1 chromosome 16, P.trichocarpa_v4.1, whole genome shotgun sequence, a genomic segment contains:
- the LOC7458898 gene encoding 4-alpha-glucanotransferase DPE2 isoform X2, with the protein MANLGLFSGTKTAKSVNVSFRLPYYTQWGQSLLVCGSERVLGSWDVKKGLLLSPVQQGEELIWGGSISVPSEFSGEYSYYVVDDKKSVLRWEMGKKRKLVLPEGINGGEHVELHDLWQAGGDAIPFRSAFKDVIFRRSWGLNIERPLGIQNKLDKEVDAVVVHFKICCPDVEEETSVYVIGSTAKLGQWKVQDGLKLNYAGDSVWQAGALMQKGDFPIKYKYCKYGKAGNFSLETGAHRDLSIDSSKVPPRYIFLSDGMMREMPWRGAGVALPMFSVRSEADLGVGEFLDLKLLVDWAVVSGFHLVQLLPINDTSVHGMWWDSYPYSSLSVFALHPLYLRVEALSENLPETIKKEIQEAREQLDGKDVDYEATLATKLSIAKKVFVQEKDLILNSRSFQKYFSENEQWLKPYAAFCFLRDFFETSDHSQWGRFSCFTEKKVEKLVSKDSLHHDIIRFHYYIQFHLHTQLTEAAEYARKKGVILKGDLPIGVDRNSVDTWVYPNLFRMNTSTGAPPDYFDKNGQNWGFPTYNWEEMSKDNYAWWRARLTQMAKYFTAYRIDHILGFFRIWELPEHAMTGLIGKFRPSIPLSKEELEREGIWDFDRLSLPYIRQEFVQFKEDCDTEKKIASKLKMLAEKSMLLESEDKIRRDLFDLLKNIVLIRDPEDESKFYPRFNLEDTSSFQDLDDHSKNVLKRLYYDYYFHRQENLWRQNALKTLPALLDSSDMLACGEDLGLIPACVHPVMQELGLIGLRIQRMSSEPDLEFGIPSQYSYMTVCAPSCHDCSTLRAWWEEDEERRCRYFKNVVGSDGIPPSRCVPEIAHFVLRQHVEAPSMWAIFPLQDLLALKEEYTTRPAAEETINDPTNPKHYWRYRVHVTLESLMNDKELISSIKGLVRGSGRSHPSVEETDEQGNQETIVMVTGKHQAAKGLEKISFEKQLTGVPRPETYVL; encoded by the exons ATGGCGAATTTGGGATTGTTTTCTGGGACCAAGACAGCGAAGTCGGTGAATGTGAGTTTTAGATTACCATATTATACTCAATGGGGTCAGAGCCTGCTTGTGTGTGGATCTGAACGAGTCCTGGGTTCATGGGATGTGAAGAAAGGCTTGTTATTGAGCCCTGTGCAGCAAGGTGAGGAGCTCATATGGGGTGGAAGTATTTCAGTACCAAGTGAATTCAGTGGTGAGTATAGTTACTATGTGGTGGATGATAAGAAGAGTGTGTTGAGATGGGAGATGGGAAAGAAGCGTAAATTAGTATTGCCCGAGGGGATAAATGGTGGAGAGCATGTGGAGCTTCATGATCTTTGGCAG GCTGGTGGTGATGCCATCCCTTTCAGAAGTGCCTTCAAAGATGTCATCTTTCGTCGAAGTTGGGGTTTGAACATAGAGAGACCCCTTGGGATTCAGAATAAGTTAGACAAGGAAG TAGATGCAGTCGTTGTCCATTTCAAAATTTGCTGTCCAGATGTAGAAGAAGAGACATCA GTATACGTAATTGGCAGCACTGCAAAGTTAGGGCAGTGGAAAGTTCAGGATGGACTTAAACTTAACTATGCTGGTGACTCAGTTTGGCAGGCAGGTGCTTTGATGCAGAAGGGtgattttccaataaa GTATAAGTACTGCAAATACGGAAAGGCTGGAAACTTTTCTTTGGAAACTGGTGCACATCGCGACCTTTCTATTGACTCTTCTAAAGTTCCGCCAAGATATATTTTCCTCTCAGATGGCATGATGCGA gaAATGCCTTGGAGGGGTGCTGGTGTTGCATTACCAATGTTTTCTGTTAGATCAGAAGCTGATCTGGGGGTTGGTGAATTTCTTGACTTAAAGCTTCTTGTTGATTGGGCAGTAGTGTCAGGATTCCATTTAGTCCAGCTTCTACCGATCAATGACACATCTGTGCATGGCATGTGGTGGGATTCATATCCATACAG CTCACTATCTGTGTTTGCATTGCATCCACTATACCTGAGAGTAGAGGCACTTTCAGAAAACCTACCAGAGACTATCAAG aaaGAAATTCAGGAAGCTAGAGAGCAGCTGGATGGAAAG GATGTTGATTATGAGGCTACTCTGGCTACTAAACTTTCAATCGCCAAGAAAGTGTTTGTACAAGAGAAGGATTTGATACTTAACTCTAGATCCTTTCAGAAATATTTCTCAGAGAATGAG CAATGGTTAAAGCCCTATgcagccttttgttttttgcgGGACTTTTTTGAAACATCAGATCACAGCCAATGGGGTCGTTTTTCCTGTTTTACAGAAAAAAAG GTTGAGAAACTTGTCTCAAAAGACAGCTTGCACCATGACATAATTCGCTTCCATTATTATATCCAATTCCATTTGCATACACAG TTGACAGAAGCTGCAGAATATGCAAGAAAGAAAGGTGTCATATTGAAAGGAGATCTACCTATTGGTGTAGACAGAAACAGCGTAGATACCTGGGTCTATCCAAATTTGTTCCGCATGAACACCTCCACAGGAGCACCTCCAGATTACTTTGATAAAAATGGGCAGAATTGGGGCTTTCCAACTTATAATTGGGAGGAAATGTCAAAAGATAACTATGCATGGTGGCGTGCTCGTCTAACACAG ATGGCAAAATACTTTACAGCTTACAGGATTGATCATATTCTGGGTTTCTTTAGGATCTGGGAGCTTCCAGAGCATGCCATGACAGGTCTGATTGGAAAATTCAGACCATCTATCCCTCTAAGTAAG GAAGAACTTGAAAGAGAAGGAATTTGGGACTTTGATCGCCTGAGCCTCCCATATATCCGGCAGGAATTTGTACAG TTCAAGGAGGATTGTGACACGGAGAAAAAGATTGCTTCCAAGTTGAAGATGCTTGCAGAAAAGTCCATGTTATTGGAGAGCGAGGACAAGATACGCCGTGACCTGTTTGATCTTCTGAAG AATATAGTTCTTATTAGAGATCCTGAGGATGAAAGTAAATTCTACCCTCGTTTCAATCTTGAGGACACTTCAAGTTTTCAGGATTTGGATGACCACAG CAAAAATGTTCTCAAAAGACTGTACTATGATTACTATTTCCATCGGCAAGAAAATCTATGGAGGCAAAATGCTTTGAAGACTTTGCCTGCTCTCCTGGACTCATCAGATATGCTAGCCTGTGGGGAAGATCTGGGTCTAATTCCTGCTTGTGTTCACCCT GTCATGCAAGAACTAGGATTGATAGGTTTACGCATTCAACGTATGTCCAGTGAACCTGACCTGGAGTTTGGTATTCCTTCTCAATACAGCTACATGACG GTGTGTGCTCCATCATGTCATGACTGCTCAACCTTGCGTGCTTGGTGGgaggaagatgaagaaagaaGATGTCGATATTTCAAGAACGTGGTGGGTTCTGATGGAATCCCGCCTAGTCGATGTGTTCCAGAAATTGCACATTTTGTCCTAAGGCAACATGTTGAAGCTCCATCAATGTGGGCAATCTTCCCTCTTCAG GACTTGTTAGCATTAAAAGAAGAGTACACGACACGCCCTGCAGCAGAGGAGACGATCAATGACCCAACAAATCCAAAGCATTATTGGAGATACC GTGTACACGTGACATTAGAGTCTCTGATGAATGACAAAGAACTCATATCAAGCATCAAAGGTCTTGTTCGTGGGAGTGGACGTTCACATCCTTCGGTTGAAGAAACCGACGAGCAAGGGAATCAAGAAACGATAGTGATGGTTACAGGCAAGCATCAAGCTGCCAAAGGTCTGGAAAAGATTtcctttgaaaagcaactaacTGGGGTTCCAAGACCGGAGACTTATGTTTTGTAA
- the LOC7458898 gene encoding 4-alpha-glucanotransferase DPE2 isoform X1 translates to MANLGLFSGTKTAKSVNVSFRLPYYTQWGQSLLVCGSERVLGSWDVKKGLLLSPVQQGEELIWGGSISVPSEFSGEYSYYVVDDKKSVLRWEMGKKRKLVLPEGINGGEHVELHDLWQAGGDAIPFRSAFKDVIFRRSWGLNIERPLGIQNKLDKEVDAVVVHFKICCPDVEEETSVYVIGSTAKLGQWKVQDGLKLNYAGDSVWQAGALMQKGDFPIKYKYCKYGKAGNFSLETGAHRDLSIDSSKVPPRYIFLSDGMMREMPWRGAGVALPMFSVRSEADLGVGEFLDLKLLVDWAVVSGFHLVQLLPINDTSVHGMWWDSYPYSSLSVFALHPLYLRVEALSENLPETIKKEIQEAREQLDGKDVDYEATLATKLSIAKKVFVQEKDLILNSRSFQKYFSENEQWLKPYAAFCFLRDFFETSDHSQWGRFSCFTEKKVEKLVSKDSLHHDIIRFHYYIQFHLHTQLTEAAEYARKKGVILKGDLPIGVDRNSVDTWVYPNLFRMNTSTGAPPDYFDKNGQNWGFPTYNWEEMSKDNYAWWRARLTQMAKYFTAYRIDHILGFFRIWELPEHAMTGLIGKFRPSIPLSKEELEREGIWDFDRLSLPYIRQEFVQERFGASWTFIVSNFLNDYQKGRYVFKEDCDTEKKIASKLKMLAEKSMLLESEDKIRRDLFDLLKNIVLIRDPEDESKFYPRFNLEDTSSFQDLDDHSKNVLKRLYYDYYFHRQENLWRQNALKTLPALLDSSDMLACGEDLGLIPACVHPVMQELGLIGLRIQRMSSEPDLEFGIPSQYSYMTVCAPSCHDCSTLRAWWEEDEERRCRYFKNVVGSDGIPPSRCVPEIAHFVLRQHVEAPSMWAIFPLQDLLALKEEYTTRPAAEETINDPTNPKHYWRYRVHVTLESLMNDKELISSIKGLVRGSGRSHPSVEETDEQGNQETIVMVTGKHQAAKGLEKISFEKQLTGVPRPETYVL, encoded by the exons ATGGCGAATTTGGGATTGTTTTCTGGGACCAAGACAGCGAAGTCGGTGAATGTGAGTTTTAGATTACCATATTATACTCAATGGGGTCAGAGCCTGCTTGTGTGTGGATCTGAACGAGTCCTGGGTTCATGGGATGTGAAGAAAGGCTTGTTATTGAGCCCTGTGCAGCAAGGTGAGGAGCTCATATGGGGTGGAAGTATTTCAGTACCAAGTGAATTCAGTGGTGAGTATAGTTACTATGTGGTGGATGATAAGAAGAGTGTGTTGAGATGGGAGATGGGAAAGAAGCGTAAATTAGTATTGCCCGAGGGGATAAATGGTGGAGAGCATGTGGAGCTTCATGATCTTTGGCAG GCTGGTGGTGATGCCATCCCTTTCAGAAGTGCCTTCAAAGATGTCATCTTTCGTCGAAGTTGGGGTTTGAACATAGAGAGACCCCTTGGGATTCAGAATAAGTTAGACAAGGAAG TAGATGCAGTCGTTGTCCATTTCAAAATTTGCTGTCCAGATGTAGAAGAAGAGACATCA GTATACGTAATTGGCAGCACTGCAAAGTTAGGGCAGTGGAAAGTTCAGGATGGACTTAAACTTAACTATGCTGGTGACTCAGTTTGGCAGGCAGGTGCTTTGATGCAGAAGGGtgattttccaataaa GTATAAGTACTGCAAATACGGAAAGGCTGGAAACTTTTCTTTGGAAACTGGTGCACATCGCGACCTTTCTATTGACTCTTCTAAAGTTCCGCCAAGATATATTTTCCTCTCAGATGGCATGATGCGA gaAATGCCTTGGAGGGGTGCTGGTGTTGCATTACCAATGTTTTCTGTTAGATCAGAAGCTGATCTGGGGGTTGGTGAATTTCTTGACTTAAAGCTTCTTGTTGATTGGGCAGTAGTGTCAGGATTCCATTTAGTCCAGCTTCTACCGATCAATGACACATCTGTGCATGGCATGTGGTGGGATTCATATCCATACAG CTCACTATCTGTGTTTGCATTGCATCCACTATACCTGAGAGTAGAGGCACTTTCAGAAAACCTACCAGAGACTATCAAG aaaGAAATTCAGGAAGCTAGAGAGCAGCTGGATGGAAAG GATGTTGATTATGAGGCTACTCTGGCTACTAAACTTTCAATCGCCAAGAAAGTGTTTGTACAAGAGAAGGATTTGATACTTAACTCTAGATCCTTTCAGAAATATTTCTCAGAGAATGAG CAATGGTTAAAGCCCTATgcagccttttgttttttgcgGGACTTTTTTGAAACATCAGATCACAGCCAATGGGGTCGTTTTTCCTGTTTTACAGAAAAAAAG GTTGAGAAACTTGTCTCAAAAGACAGCTTGCACCATGACATAATTCGCTTCCATTATTATATCCAATTCCATTTGCATACACAG TTGACAGAAGCTGCAGAATATGCAAGAAAGAAAGGTGTCATATTGAAAGGAGATCTACCTATTGGTGTAGACAGAAACAGCGTAGATACCTGGGTCTATCCAAATTTGTTCCGCATGAACACCTCCACAGGAGCACCTCCAGATTACTTTGATAAAAATGGGCAGAATTGGGGCTTTCCAACTTATAATTGGGAGGAAATGTCAAAAGATAACTATGCATGGTGGCGTGCTCGTCTAACACAG ATGGCAAAATACTTTACAGCTTACAGGATTGATCATATTCTGGGTTTCTTTAGGATCTGGGAGCTTCCAGAGCATGCCATGACAGGTCTGATTGGAAAATTCAGACCATCTATCCCTCTAAGTAAG GAAGAACTTGAAAGAGAAGGAATTTGGGACTTTGATCGCCTGAGCCTCCCATATATCCGGCAGGAATTTGTACAG GAAAGATTTGGAGCTTCTTGGACCTTTATTGTGTCAAATTTTCTGAACGATTATCAGAAGGGCCGCTATGTG TTCAAGGAGGATTGTGACACGGAGAAAAAGATTGCTTCCAAGTTGAAGATGCTTGCAGAAAAGTCCATGTTATTGGAGAGCGAGGACAAGATACGCCGTGACCTGTTTGATCTTCTGAAG AATATAGTTCTTATTAGAGATCCTGAGGATGAAAGTAAATTCTACCCTCGTTTCAATCTTGAGGACACTTCAAGTTTTCAGGATTTGGATGACCACAG CAAAAATGTTCTCAAAAGACTGTACTATGATTACTATTTCCATCGGCAAGAAAATCTATGGAGGCAAAATGCTTTGAAGACTTTGCCTGCTCTCCTGGACTCATCAGATATGCTAGCCTGTGGGGAAGATCTGGGTCTAATTCCTGCTTGTGTTCACCCT GTCATGCAAGAACTAGGATTGATAGGTTTACGCATTCAACGTATGTCCAGTGAACCTGACCTGGAGTTTGGTATTCCTTCTCAATACAGCTACATGACG GTGTGTGCTCCATCATGTCATGACTGCTCAACCTTGCGTGCTTGGTGGgaggaagatgaagaaagaaGATGTCGATATTTCAAGAACGTGGTGGGTTCTGATGGAATCCCGCCTAGTCGATGTGTTCCAGAAATTGCACATTTTGTCCTAAGGCAACATGTTGAAGCTCCATCAATGTGGGCAATCTTCCCTCTTCAG GACTTGTTAGCATTAAAAGAAGAGTACACGACACGCCCTGCAGCAGAGGAGACGATCAATGACCCAACAAATCCAAAGCATTATTGGAGATACC GTGTACACGTGACATTAGAGTCTCTGATGAATGACAAAGAACTCATATCAAGCATCAAAGGTCTTGTTCGTGGGAGTGGACGTTCACATCCTTCGGTTGAAGAAACCGACGAGCAAGGGAATCAAGAAACGATAGTGATGGTTACAGGCAAGCATCAAGCTGCCAAAGGTCTGGAAAAGATTtcctttgaaaagcaactaacTGGGGTTCCAAGACCGGAGACTTATGTTTTGTAA